ACCTAAACGACGAAAGGTCAGCCAGCCACCGCGCAGAAGGCCATGATTTTCTATGGCTTCATACGCGTAGCAGGAACAACTGGGGTAGAAACGACAGTGACTGGCCATCATGGGACTGATGGCATAGCGATAAAACTGGATCGGAACGAGCGCCAGTTTACGCATCGGGACTGTCTACCCCTACAGTTT
This genomic stretch from Pseudomonas wuhanensis harbors:
- the yidD gene encoding membrane protein insertion efficiency factor YidD; the encoded protein is MRKLALVPIQFYRYAISPMMASHCRFYPSCSCYAYEAIENHGLLRGGWLTFRRLGRCHPWNPGGYDPVPSIPTSRSSSMAE